In Chitinophaga sp. HK235, a single window of DNA contains:
- a CDS encoding YrhB domain-containing protein — translation MMILNLIEAKDKAYLYLKDTPVLVSREELVIMDEYTIEFEYGWAFFYQTKKFVETGDIFDGIGGGALIVNKFDGSVFEIGSARSAEEYIDEYVEECRKKIH, via the coding sequence ATGATGATACTTAATTTGATTGAGGCGAAAGATAAGGCCTATCTGTACTTAAAGGATACTCCAGTCTTGGTTAGTCGTGAGGAATTGGTAATAATGGATGAATATACTATTGAATTTGAGTATGGATGGGCTTTCTTTTATCAAACGAAAAAGTTTGTTGAAACGGGTGATATCTTTGATGGAATAGGTGGCGGTGCCCTAATTGTAAATAAATTTGATGGGAGTGTATTTGAAATTGGAAGTGCACGTTCAGCTGAAGAGTATATTGATGAATATGTTGAAGAATGTAGAAAGAAAATTCATTAA
- a CDS encoding IS3 family transposase (programmed frameshift), which translates to MKKTRFTETQIVSILKQQENGLATKDICREHGISEATFYNWKSKYGGMEASDVKRLKDLEEENSRLKRMYADLSLDNQILKDPIHKKRLGPSTKRQVAEELVADQGISVSRACRIVSFPRSKFYYRSRRNDQVLIDALQDLAFKHTSYGFRKLFAYLRRAGHHWNHKRVYRVYRLLKLNKRRKLKRRVPARIKQPLQQQTNVNIIWSMDFMSDSLIGNKRFRTFNVIDDGSREVLGIEVDTSLSSYRIVRVLERIIESRGKPAAIRTDNGPEFTSGYFEQWCHQHGIRLQYIQPGRPMQNGYVERFNRLYREAVLDAYIFEDLHQVRELTYTWMEEYNQRRPHESLKNMTPCEWKAELQKSRNSN; encoded by the exons ATGAAAAAGACCAGATTCACAGAAACTCAGATTGTGTCTATTTTGAAGCAGCAGGAAAATGGGCTTGCCACAAAGGACATTTGCCGCGAACATGGCATTTCTGAAGCTACTTTCTATAACTGGAAAAGCAAGTATGGAGGCATGGAGGCTTCAGATGTGAAGCGCCTCAAAGACCTGGAGGAAGAAAATTCCAGGCTCAAAAGAATGTATGCTGACCTATCCCTTGACAATCAGATACTGAAGGATC CTATTCACAAAAAAAGGCTGGGCCCTTCCACAAAAAGACAAGTAGCAGAAGAATTGGTCGCAGATCAGGGTATTTCTGTGAGCAGGGCCTGTCGAATAGTTTCCTTTCCCCGTTCAAAGTTTTATTATCGTAGTCGTAGAAATGACCAGGTACTGATTGATGCCCTTCAGGACCTTGCTTTTAAGCATACTTCCTACGGTTTTCGCAAGCTTTTCGCCTATTTGAGGCGTGCAGGTCATCACTGGAATCATAAAAGAGTATACCGGGTATACAGGCTGCTTAAGCTGAATAAGAGGAGGAAGCTGAAACGCAGAGTGCCAGCACGCATTAAACAACCATTACAACAGCAAACCAATGTTAATATCATCTGGAGCATGGATTTCATGAGTGATAGCCTGATTGGAAACAAACGCTTCAGAACATTTAACGTGATAGATGATGGCTCCCGGGAGGTCTTGGGTATAGAAGTCGATACTTCACTATCGTCATACCGAATTGTACGGGTATTGGAAAGAATTATTGAATCCAGAGGCAAACCAGCCGCGATAAGAACTGATAATGGTCCGGAATTTACTTCAGGTTATTTTGAACAGTGGTGCCACCAGCACGGTATCCGGCTACAATACATTCAACCAGGCCGACCAATGCAGAATGGTTATGTCGAACGATTTAATCGTCTTTACAGAGAAGCTGTCCTCGATGCCTATATCTTTGAGGACTTGCACCAGGTAAGGGAATTAACCTATACCTGGATGGAAGAATATAACCAAAGAAGACCTCACGAATCTTTGAAGAACATGACGCCTTGCGAATGGAAAGCGGAGTTGCAAAAATCCAGAAACTCCAATTAA
- a CDS encoding SRPBCC family protein encodes MWTKSYSVVTKEITKEQIWKLTTDIDNWKNWDGGVEYSKLQGEFKVGQHFILKPKGGPKVKIQLMEIIPNKRFTDMTSFPLAKMYGDHLYEETPEGLKITVTMSVKGLLSSLWVKLVAKNIIDHMPEDVANQIEHAKKISL; translated from the coding sequence ATGTGGACAAAATCCTATTCCGTAGTTACTAAAGAAATCACTAAAGAACAGATCTGGAAACTCACTACAGACATCGACAACTGGAAAAACTGGGACGGTGGCGTGGAGTATTCAAAACTGCAGGGAGAATTTAAAGTGGGTCAGCATTTCATCCTTAAACCCAAAGGCGGTCCGAAAGTAAAAATCCAGCTGATGGAAATCATTCCCAACAAAAGGTTTACAGATATGACCAGTTTTCCTTTGGCCAAAATGTATGGTGATCATCTCTATGAAGAAACACCGGAAGGATTAAAAATCACCGTTACCATGTCTGTTAAAGGTTTGCTGTCTTCTCTCTGGGTGAAACTGGTAGCAAAAAATATTATTGATCATATGCCGGAAGATGTTGCCAATCAAATTGAACACGCTAAAAAAATCAGTTTATGA